From a single Streptomyces sp. NBC_00237 genomic region:
- the fxlA gene encoding FxLD family lanthipeptide, with translation MSTSVAPTSQQTVTAPDTTGIGPDDWELDITITDAPRPAVANCDTNDTCESTCDSSCASD, from the coding sequence ATGAGTACGAGCGTCGCTCCCACCTCCCAGCAGACGGTCACGGCCCCGGACACCACGGGGATCGGCCCGGACGACTGGGAGCTCGACATCACCATCACGGACGCCCCGCGTCCGGCCGTCGCGAACTGCGACACGAACGACACCTGCGAGTCGACCTGTGACTCGTCCTGCGCGAGCGACTAG
- the fxlM gene encoding methyltransferase, FxLD system, with the protein MSTTEYLALRNTLVDQLLKKRPLPARVEEAMRTVRRDAFLPGVTPEEAYANKAVIIKDNPDGGTLALSCASGPGIVAMMLAYLDVQEGDNILEIGAGTGYNAALLSTLAGPTGSVTTIDVDSDVALYARTALDKAGYPQVHVMERDGLQGAPENAPYQAMEATVGVWDVPPTWWEQLADGGRLVMPLRWRGQTQAVALTRTGNTLTSTAMELCGFVPLVGQAGEDMVSLADDTVRLHHDQDQDVDAQALHAVLTAPQEEQWSYTWLGKNDSYDKLWLHITATDNRVCRIEVTKDALDAGVRRPATPVRSPALVEGDSLAYLILTRDKKRPDEVRLGAAGYGTNGSVLAQAFSSHIDAWSKNRTAVPKLTVHPAATPAPDLPEGHVIIKAANRIVLAY; encoded by the coding sequence ATGAGCACCACCGAATACCTCGCCCTGCGCAACACCCTCGTGGACCAGCTCCTCAAGAAGCGCCCCCTTCCCGCCCGCGTGGAAGAGGCCATGCGCACCGTCCGCCGGGACGCCTTCCTGCCCGGGGTCACGCCCGAAGAGGCGTACGCCAACAAGGCCGTGATCATCAAGGACAACCCCGACGGTGGCACCCTCGCGCTCTCCTGCGCGTCCGGGCCCGGCATCGTCGCGATGATGCTCGCCTACCTCGACGTCCAAGAAGGCGACAACATCCTGGAGATCGGGGCGGGCACCGGCTACAACGCCGCTCTGCTCTCCACCCTCGCCGGGCCCACCGGGTCGGTCACCACCATCGACGTCGATTCCGACGTCGCCCTCTACGCCCGCACCGCCCTCGACAAGGCCGGGTACCCGCAGGTCCACGTCATGGAGCGCGACGGCCTCCAAGGCGCCCCCGAGAACGCCCCCTACCAGGCCATGGAAGCCACCGTCGGCGTCTGGGACGTTCCCCCCACCTGGTGGGAACAGCTCGCTGACGGCGGCCGTCTCGTCATGCCGCTGCGCTGGCGCGGCCAGACCCAAGCCGTCGCCCTCACCCGCACCGGCAACACCCTCACCAGCACCGCCATGGAACTCTGCGGCTTCGTCCCCCTCGTCGGTCAAGCCGGAGAAGATATGGTCTCGCTCGCCGACGACACGGTGCGCCTCCACCACGACCAGGACCAGGACGTCGACGCCCAAGCCCTGCACGCGGTACTCACCGCCCCCCAGGAAGAGCAGTGGTCCTACACCTGGCTGGGCAAGAACGACTCCTACGACAAGCTCTGGCTGCACATCACCGCCACCGACAACCGGGTCTGCCGCATCGAAGTCACCAAGGACGCACTCGACGCCGGCGTGCGGCGCCCCGCGACACCGGTACGCAGCCCCGCCCTCGTCGAAGGTGACTCGCTCGCCTACCTGATCCTGACGCGCGACAAGAAGCGGCCCGACGAAGTTCGCCTCGGCGCCGCCGGGTACGGGACCAACGGTTCCGTCCTCGCCCAGGCCTTCTCCAGCCACATCGACGCCTGGAGCAAGAACCGCACCGCAGTTCCGAAACTGACCGTCCACCCGGCAGCCACACCCGCCCCCGACCTTCCCGAGGGACACGTCATCATCAAGGCGGCCAACCGGATCGTCTTGGCCTACTGA
- a CDS encoding ATP-binding protein has protein sequence MAPHPVDHTASASERSCATGQAPYEVYKLPRTGDVRPWPGRIRQIVAAKLRHADYPEGVVYRAKLVVSELVTNGFQHGSGDTVDFGYLVHDDGVFLAVDSGSPVTVPEAADPLGTDAESGRGLFLVSEYADFATIARNRVWAVLNASGDAA, from the coding sequence ATGGCACCCCACCCCGTAGACCACACAGCATCCGCCTCCGAGCGGAGCTGCGCGACGGGGCAGGCACCCTACGAGGTCTACAAGCTGCCCCGCACGGGAGACGTTCGGCCCTGGCCCGGCCGGATACGACAGATCGTGGCCGCCAAACTGCGGCACGCGGACTACCCGGAGGGTGTGGTGTACCGGGCCAAGCTGGTCGTCTCCGAGTTGGTCACCAACGGGTTCCAGCACGGTTCCGGTGACACCGTCGACTTCGGTTACCTCGTGCACGACGACGGGGTGTTCCTCGCGGTCGACAGCGGGTCCCCCGTGACCGTGCCGGAAGCCGCTGACCCACTGGGCACCGACGCCGAGAGCGGCCGGGGCCTGTTCCTCGTGAGCGAGTACGCCGACTTCGCCACGATCGCGCGGAATCGCGTCTGGGCGGTTCTCAACGCCTCCGGCGACGCCGCATGA
- a CDS encoding lanthionine synthetase C family protein: MTHPHPHDLGRGLAGTMLLHGITARTPNDRAQLRATAKALAHTPVSTADASLYQDLPAVAYALSTCADSIFEAAVRKADPQIAVLAKERLAAAHRRIDEGSTPPRTWEYDLISGLSGYGAYFLHRQQDPETLHDVLRYLVRLLEVPVTVAGRPLPGWWSANPPDSRESEGRANLGLAHGVAGPVALLALAARAGHTVPGQKEALQYACHLLAGWRVAPPDSDAPGWPETLTLAEWRAGKPSATVPGRPSWCYGTPGIARALQLAALAVRSPDHQQLAETTFWACLNDDRQIDRLTDLTVCHGWAGLLLTADRIAADAADHPKARLAELKESFAFGARERASPPTPGLLTGDDGIQLAQRTLDVCDPVDPGWQTCLLLT, encoded by the coding sequence ATGACACACCCCCACCCCCACGATCTGGGGCGCGGACTCGCCGGGACCATGCTCCTTCACGGAATCACCGCCCGCACCCCCAACGACAGGGCGCAGCTCCGCGCGACCGCGAAAGCACTCGCCCACACTCCGGTCAGTACCGCAGACGCCTCCCTCTACCAGGACCTACCCGCCGTGGCGTACGCCTTGAGCACCTGCGCCGACAGCATCTTCGAGGCCGCGGTCCGCAAAGCCGACCCTCAGATCGCCGTCCTCGCGAAAGAACGACTGGCCGCCGCGCACCGGCGCATCGACGAGGGCAGCACGCCGCCCCGTACATGGGAGTACGACCTCATCAGCGGGCTGAGTGGATACGGTGCCTACTTCCTCCACCGGCAGCAAGACCCCGAGACCCTGCACGACGTGCTCCGCTACCTGGTGCGGCTCCTGGAAGTGCCGGTGACCGTAGCAGGCCGCCCCCTGCCGGGCTGGTGGTCGGCGAACCCGCCCGACAGCCGGGAAAGCGAGGGGCGTGCCAACCTCGGCCTCGCCCACGGAGTGGCCGGGCCCGTGGCGCTCCTGGCCCTCGCCGCGCGCGCCGGGCACACCGTCCCGGGCCAGAAGGAGGCCCTCCAATACGCCTGCCACCTACTCGCGGGGTGGCGGGTGGCCCCGCCCGACAGCGACGCCCCGGGGTGGCCGGAGACGCTCACCCTCGCCGAATGGCGAGCGGGCAAACCCTCCGCCACCGTTCCGGGCCGGCCGTCCTGGTGCTACGGCACCCCAGGGATCGCCCGCGCCCTCCAACTCGCCGCGCTGGCCGTCCGCAGCCCCGATCACCAGCAGCTCGCCGAGACCACGTTCTGGGCCTGCCTGAACGACGACCGTCAGATCGACCGCCTCACCGACCTCACTGTCTGCCACGGCTGGGCCGGACTCCTGCTGACAGCCGACCGCATCGCCGCCGACGCCGCCGATCACCCCAAAGCCCGCCTGGCCGAGCTGAAGGAGTCCTTCGCCTTCGGCGCCCGCGAACGGGCCTCACCGCCAACTCCCGGCCTTCTGACCGGGGACGACGGAATTCAGCTGGCCCAACGCACCCTCGACGTCTGTGACCCGGTTGATCCCGGGTGGCAGACCTGTCTCCTGCTCACCTGA
- a CDS encoding phosphatidate cytidylyltransferase: MIAFTSLAPFLGGALAVGGIAAALSGRRELLIRWCCWAVAVPVVVGAFWWGGPGVTALALVVAVVASLEYGGLLGLPRTDRAILAAAVSGVVLTSWLAPGNEVRAAAVGALLLAAVPLLAGDSEHGLRRLGAGLLGLLWLSVLAGLVSLGAVALAVFIAVSVGDIAAFFTGQRLGGPRLSPLSPAKRWSGTLCGAAAALSVLAALSALSLPTAVAVAVGAPAGDLLESMVKRGARVKDSAQWLAGSGGLLDRIDSLLLALVVLLLLR; encoded by the coding sequence GTGATCGCATTCACCTCCCTGGCACCCTTCCTCGGCGGGGCCCTGGCGGTCGGCGGCATCGCCGCTGCGTTGTCCGGTCGCCGCGAATTGTTGATCCGCTGGTGCTGCTGGGCGGTCGCGGTGCCCGTGGTCGTCGGGGCGTTCTGGTGGGGCGGCCCGGGGGTGACGGCCCTCGCGCTCGTGGTCGCGGTGGTCGCGTCACTGGAGTACGGAGGGCTCCTGGGCCTGCCCCGGACGGACCGGGCGATACTGGCTGCGGCAGTCTCCGGCGTGGTGCTGACCTCGTGGCTGGCCCCGGGCAACGAGGTCCGGGCGGCGGCGGTCGGCGCACTGCTCCTCGCTGCGGTCCCGCTGCTTGCCGGTGACTCCGAGCACGGGCTGCGCCGACTCGGGGCCGGGCTGCTCGGGTTGCTCTGGCTGAGTGTGCTCGCCGGCCTGGTATCGCTCGGGGCAGTCGCACTCGCGGTGTTCATCGCCGTCTCGGTCGGCGACATCGCCGCGTTCTTCACCGGTCAACGGCTGGGCGGACCACGGCTGTCGCCGCTCTCCCCGGCCAAGCGGTGGAGCGGGACGCTGTGCGGTGCGGCGGCCGCCCTCAGCGTGTTGGCCGCACTGTCGGCGCTGAGCCTGCCGACGGCGGTCGCGGTGGCGGTCGGAGCTCCGGCGGGGGATCTCCTGGAGTCCATGGTCAAGCGGGGTGCACGGGTGAAGGACTCCGCCCAATGGCTGGCGGGCTCCGGTGGCCTGCTCGACCGGATCGACTCGCTCCTCCTCGCCCTGGTCGTTCTCCTCCTCCTGCGCTGA
- a CDS encoding glycosyltransferase, which yields MTSASGLPRPFRLIVTGGGTGGHTYPALTAIRALQARLAKDGRGLETLWIGTADGLEARVAPAEGIAFTTVATGKIRRSSNPLKMVSPANVKDMARVPLGVAQARKIVSEFQPDVVLATGGYVAVPGGLAARLCRRPLVLHEQTVRLGLANRKLAGSATRIAVSSESSVSLLPEAVRGAAVVTGNPIRPEVLAGHADKAVAALGLHGFDRRLPTVYVTGGAQGSQQINDVVAGALPWLLERANVVHQCGPAHGEVLRRNAAGLPPVLAGRYYVAGFVGPELPDVLALADVVVSRSGAGTLAELTALGKPAVFIPLASSAGNEQAHNARHLEEAGAAVALLGEVTAERLKDALGPLLADPARRAAMAERARMHGRPDAADRLVDVILSAASG from the coding sequence GTGACTAGTGCTTCCGGCTTGCCGCGTCCCTTCCGCCTGATCGTTACCGGGGGAGGGACCGGAGGCCATACGTATCCGGCTCTCACGGCGATCCGTGCGCTGCAAGCCCGGCTGGCCAAGGACGGCAGAGGACTTGAGACTTTGTGGATCGGGACGGCGGACGGGCTGGAGGCCCGTGTCGCCCCGGCGGAGGGCATCGCGTTCACGACGGTGGCGACCGGCAAGATCCGCCGGTCGAGTAATCCGCTGAAGATGGTGTCTCCGGCCAACGTGAAGGACATGGCCCGGGTCCCGCTCGGCGTCGCGCAGGCGAGGAAGATCGTTTCTGAGTTTCAGCCGGACGTGGTGCTGGCCACCGGGGGGTACGTGGCCGTCCCCGGCGGTCTGGCCGCGCGGTTGTGCCGTCGGCCGCTGGTCTTGCACGAGCAGACCGTACGGCTGGGGCTTGCGAACCGGAAGCTGGCGGGTTCCGCCACGCGGATCGCGGTGTCCTCGGAGTCCTCGGTTTCGCTGTTGCCGGAGGCGGTGCGCGGTGCCGCGGTCGTTACCGGCAACCCGATCCGCCCCGAGGTACTGGCCGGTCACGCGGACAAGGCGGTGGCGGCGCTGGGCCTGCACGGCTTCGACCGGCGCTTGCCCACCGTGTACGTCACGGGTGGCGCGCAGGGCTCCCAGCAGATCAACGACGTCGTTGCGGGCGCACTGCCGTGGCTGCTGGAGCGGGCGAACGTGGTCCACCAGTGCGGTCCCGCCCACGGGGAGGTGCTGCGCCGGAATGCGGCAGGGCTGCCGCCCGTCCTGGCGGGCCGCTACTACGTGGCCGGGTTCGTCGGCCCGGAGCTGCCGGATGTGCTGGCGCTGGCCGATGTCGTGGTCTCGCGGAGCGGGGCGGGCACGCTCGCCGAGCTGACGGCTCTGGGTAAACCGGCGGTTTTCATTCCGCTCGCCTCTTCCGCAGGCAACGAGCAGGCGCACAACGCCCGCCACCTGGAGGAGGCTGGTGCCGCCGTGGCTTTGCTGGGCGAGGTCACCGCGGAGCGGCTGAAGGACGCGCTGGGCCCGCTCCTCGCCGACCCCGCACGGCGGGCGGCGATGGCGGAACGGGCCCGGATGCACGGGCGGCCGGATGCGGCGGACCGGCTGGTCGACGTGATCTTGTCCGCCGCTTCCGGCTGA
- a CDS encoding DUF6082 family protein — protein MNRTRTTHLLLTAAIAVGAAHTALSARDRQRARTQTSARHHLTLLRAYPGYGSKLLEDKSEEESKTLVACNAWVSFWAAQFDAGVLTREHLRIQIDRFLDDAPGRGYWEWARTSWAQAPKRHYFRKVQEVFDEVTAARELGQAA, from the coding sequence ATGAACCGCACGCGTACCACCCACCTCTTGCTGACGGCCGCCATTGCGGTCGGCGCCGCCCACACCGCCCTCTCCGCCCGCGACCGCCAGCGCGCCCGCACCCAGACCTCCGCCCGCCACCACCTCACGCTCCTGCGCGCCTACCCCGGGTACGGCAGCAAGCTGCTGGAAGACAAGTCGGAAGAAGAGAGCAAGACTCTGGTTGCCTGCAACGCCTGGGTCTCCTTCTGGGCAGCTCAGTTCGATGCGGGTGTCCTCACCCGGGAGCACCTGCGCATCCAGATCGACCGCTTCCTCGACGACGCACCGGGGCGTGGGTACTGGGAGTGGGCCCGCACATCCTGGGCGCAGGCCCCGAAGCGGCACTACTTCCGCAAGGTCCAAGAGGTATTCGACGAGGTGACGGCAGCCCGGGAGCTGGGGCAAGCGGCGTGA
- a CDS encoding helix-turn-helix domain-containing protein, producing the protein MAQSVDIGALIRGARSAARLTQAQVGSMCGYSASAISRIEANKLRLGYAQMLCLAEALNIPLERLRAAGGSHSLMVATVSSGCPSDEEDVVRRREMLSGAIAAGTSAIVGTGTASASETRGPELEDTLFRLPSAQPAPLARLTAQTAAARRAFRAARYDDLSRALPRLLATADATAGTTTGKARQQALAVLARAYVLAAELAAKQHSDAAWVAADRALTAARSSGLPVPVGEASRVLAITMRRSGRWSSAVHLLTQEATALDAAEERSTAVRTTLLLTAAYSAATGHDRTTALALLGEAEQTVGGLVQVPGLFTVEASQAQVDVYRIGVLNALGTPDEGVKTAARLNIDLMPTPERRARAWTDTARMWHALGDSQQTFAALRSVEREAPEEVRRPALRALTSDLLYGSGRIQGLREFASRTGAVAA; encoded by the coding sequence ATGGCCCAGAGCGTTGACATCGGAGCGCTTATCCGTGGTGCCCGCTCCGCCGCCCGACTCACGCAGGCCCAAGTGGGCAGCATGTGCGGGTACTCGGCGTCGGCGATCTCCCGCATCGAGGCCAACAAGCTGCGCCTGGGCTACGCCCAGATGCTGTGTCTGGCCGAAGCGCTGAACATTCCGCTGGAGCGGCTTCGTGCCGCTGGCGGGTCGCACAGCCTCATGGTCGCTACGGTGTCGAGCGGATGTCCGTCGGACGAGGAGGACGTAGTGCGTCGCAGGGAAATGCTGTCCGGAGCCATCGCCGCCGGAACATCAGCCATTGTCGGTACGGGCACGGCGTCCGCCTCTGAGACCCGGGGGCCGGAACTGGAGGACACACTATTCCGTCTGCCATCGGCCCAACCCGCGCCACTGGCCCGGCTGACGGCGCAGACCGCGGCAGCCCGCCGGGCCTTCCGCGCAGCCCGCTACGACGACCTGAGCCGAGCACTTCCACGGCTGCTAGCCACCGCAGACGCCACCGCAGGCACCACCACCGGCAAAGCGCGCCAGCAGGCACTCGCCGTGCTGGCCCGCGCCTACGTCCTGGCCGCAGAACTCGCCGCCAAGCAGCACTCCGACGCGGCATGGGTGGCCGCCGACCGGGCTCTCACCGCCGCACGCTCCAGCGGATTGCCGGTGCCCGTGGGCGAGGCTTCCCGGGTCCTGGCGATCACCATGCGCCGCTCGGGCCGGTGGTCGTCAGCCGTGCACCTCCTGACCCAGGAGGCAACCGCCCTGGACGCCGCCGAAGAACGCAGCACGGCCGTCCGCACCACATTGCTCCTCACCGCCGCGTACTCGGCGGCCACCGGCCACGACCGCACCACCGCACTGGCCCTGCTCGGTGAGGCAGAGCAGACCGTTGGCGGCCTCGTCCAGGTCCCGGGGCTGTTCACCGTGGAGGCGAGCCAGGCCCAGGTCGACGTCTACCGGATCGGCGTGCTCAACGCGCTCGGAACACCGGACGAAGGCGTGAAGACCGCTGCCCGGCTGAACATCGACCTCATGCCAACACCGGAACGCCGGGCACGCGCGTGGACGGACACCGCCCGCATGTGGCACGCCCTGGGCGACTCACAGCAGACCTTCGCGGCACTACGAAGCGTGGAGCGAGAGGCACCCGAAGAAGTACGCCGACCCGCGCTGCGGGCCCTCACCTCCGACCTGCTGTACGGGTCCGGACGCATCCAGGGCCTACGCGAATTCGCCTCCCGTACGGGAGCGGTAGCGGCCTGA
- a CDS encoding helix-turn-helix transcriptional regulator: MLGKELRALRERKGRDLDGGLSIDAAAKALGFSRAKLSRIESGEIPLPKLGDLKALLEMYEVTGRDDQEELLQMQRDSLKSEPITSYRNYLPSGMPRYLGLERDSAAIRGYENYNVHGLLQTEEYAWAQMLSAKVIEERTTDQVQSSVRARMERKELLDGERQVHIIMTENVLRTLIGTPEVMRGQFAEIKRLCTEKNVEVQVIPEDLPNMYRGAYNFTILEFHEVLDPVVQSDSHKATTMWDTASDVGFYERSFNAMAKAAPGPSYTAQILDDLEEKLWK, encoded by the coding sequence ATGCTCGGCAAGGAGTTGCGGGCGCTGCGTGAGAGGAAAGGCAGGGACCTCGACGGCGGGCTCTCGATCGACGCGGCGGCCAAGGCGCTGGGCTTCTCAAGGGCGAAGTTGAGCCGGATTGAGTCCGGCGAGATCCCGCTGCCGAAGCTCGGTGACCTCAAGGCCCTGCTGGAGATGTACGAGGTCACGGGCCGGGACGATCAGGAGGAGCTGCTTCAGATGCAGCGAGATTCCCTGAAGTCCGAGCCGATCACGTCCTACCGGAACTACCTGCCGTCCGGGATGCCCCGCTACCTCGGCCTGGAACGTGACTCTGCCGCGATCCGGGGCTACGAGAACTACAACGTGCATGGCCTGCTCCAGACCGAAGAGTACGCATGGGCACAGATGCTCTCCGCCAAGGTCATCGAGGAACGAACGACCGATCAGGTCCAGAGCAGCGTGCGCGCGCGGATGGAGCGCAAGGAGCTGCTCGACGGTGAGCGCCAGGTCCACATCATCATGACGGAGAACGTTCTCCGAACGCTGATCGGTACCCCCGAAGTGATGCGTGGTCAGTTCGCCGAGATCAAGCGTCTCTGTACCGAAAAGAACGTGGAGGTGCAGGTCATTCCCGAAGATCTGCCCAACATGTACCGGGGCGCGTACAACTTCACCATCCTGGAGTTCCATGAGGTGTTGGACCCTGTCGTGCAGAGCGACAGCCACAAGGCAACCACCATGTGGGACACAGCATCCGATGTGGGGTTCTACGAGCGCTCATTCAATGCCATGGCCAAGGCGGCACCAGGGCCGTCCTATACGGCCCAGATCCTGGACGATCTAGAAGAGAAACTATGGAAATGA
- a CDS encoding lantibiotic dehydratase, with protein MKPPALLRRGDVLLLRAAARPLPAPDTIRWPSMDDMEECRAWLASVWADPAFATAVRAASPPFTAAVEAVLSGQNTADKQTRRVTASTARYLLRYTGRPTPFGLFAGVARAHEGPAMGQIRPERRVVVAADALWLDAVRRDLHTRPDALPHLTLQASNLAVRHGTEVRRTLVGGQQARLRLTRPLAAVFDMTIAPVPYAEVAARLADLGGTPQQITRIVTGALENGFLLSNLSAPMTAADPLGRLLDVLEPHTSRLAAETAGILGALQGVHQLLDMHAHTPDTTAADALREVIVERMTAVSGASRTKLNTGLVLDATVQIPAVVLDEATRAADILLRLTRTRQMRPEWAAYQHAFWERYGAGTLVPVQDAIDLAAGAGLPASYPGSVLPEPSSRILARDELLAAKALEAAVSRTTEVVLTDEDVRVLATDADDNAPTPHTELGMRLYAPDTTAVDRGDFTLSVHPAWSGGCFTGRFADLLPDSGLPDLYAALPTLVQGALPAQLSFTPVYPHAQNVARIPAYLRHVISVDEHREPHASVIPLDDLAVMSTGTTLLLVSLSRRQIVEPVVLHSLALEKQAPPLARFLARVARAPATTWTQFDWGPVAANLPCLPRVRYRRAILSPARWRLPASALPAGRFTHDWAQALGAWAKTWSCPPVVHLRQDDRTLRLDLGTPLHQRLLHTHLLRHESVDLTEDLESELGGSGWIGHAHEIVMPLSSTRPPLPHPDLTHAPVVTNRDLPVPGEPAQPWVQAQLTTHPTVMNQILTARLPLLLAELGDPAWWFVRYRSSAQDEHHLRLRIAAPGPDGKPVLAALSAWAKGLQGDKLAAGLLFNAYRPEQGRYGTGKAMAAAEAVFTADSHAVRLALTHLPDSSRRVLCALGMLDLAHGLLGSDEGTRWMAATPAPLPGVPLVTREAVKHARTRARELLTSSGPLAEAIEARRTALLAYRTHLREGHVPRVLESLLHMHHNRLIGLDRDSEAACRYAARQTARTLQHQTDTP; from the coding sequence GTGAAGCCCCCTGCTCTGCTGCGCCGCGGTGACGTCCTGCTGCTGCGTGCTGCCGCACGCCCCCTTCCCGCCCCGGACACCATCCGGTGGCCTTCCATGGACGACATGGAGGAGTGCCGGGCGTGGCTGGCGTCGGTATGGGCGGACCCCGCCTTCGCCACGGCGGTCCGGGCCGCCTCTCCCCCGTTCACCGCCGCCGTGGAGGCGGTGCTGAGCGGGCAGAACACCGCAGACAAGCAGACGCGGAGGGTCACCGCGTCCACGGCCCGCTATCTGCTGCGCTACACCGGACGCCCCACTCCCTTCGGCCTGTTCGCCGGGGTGGCACGCGCCCACGAAGGTCCGGCGATGGGCCAGATCCGTCCCGAGCGCCGGGTGGTGGTGGCCGCCGATGCCCTGTGGCTGGATGCGGTCCGCCGCGATCTCCACACCCGCCCCGACGCCCTGCCCCACCTCACCCTCCAGGCCAGCAACCTGGCCGTGCGGCACGGCACCGAAGTGCGCCGCACCCTGGTCGGCGGGCAACAGGCGCGGCTGCGCCTGACCCGGCCGCTCGCCGCGGTGTTCGACATGACGATCGCCCCGGTGCCGTACGCGGAAGTCGCCGCCCGGCTCGCTGACCTGGGCGGAACCCCTCAGCAGATCACCCGCATCGTTACCGGAGCCCTGGAGAACGGGTTCTTGCTCAGCAACCTGTCGGCACCGATGACCGCAGCCGACCCGCTCGGCCGCCTCCTGGACGTCCTCGAACCCCACACGTCCCGGCTGGCGGCGGAGACCGCCGGGATACTGGGAGCCCTCCAGGGGGTGCACCAACTCCTCGACATGCACGCGCACACACCCGACACCACCGCAGCCGACGCCCTGCGGGAAGTCATCGTAGAGCGGATGACCGCCGTGAGCGGAGCCTCCCGGACCAAGCTGAACACCGGCCTGGTCCTGGACGCCACCGTGCAGATCCCCGCCGTCGTACTCGACGAAGCAACGCGCGCCGCCGACATCCTGCTGCGCCTGACCCGCACCCGGCAGATGCGCCCCGAATGGGCCGCCTACCAGCACGCGTTCTGGGAGCGGTACGGGGCGGGCACCCTGGTCCCGGTCCAGGACGCGATCGACCTCGCGGCCGGCGCAGGGCTCCCGGCAAGTTACCCCGGGTCCGTACTGCCGGAACCGTCTTCGCGCATCCTGGCGCGCGACGAACTCCTCGCCGCGAAGGCCCTGGAAGCCGCCGTCAGCAGGACCACCGAGGTCGTCCTCACCGACGAGGACGTGCGGGTACTGGCCACGGACGCCGACGACAACGCGCCGACTCCCCACACCGAGCTCGGCATGCGCCTGTACGCGCCGGACACGACGGCCGTGGACCGCGGGGACTTCACGCTCTCCGTGCACCCCGCCTGGAGCGGAGGCTGTTTCACCGGCCGCTTCGCCGACCTGCTGCCCGACAGCGGACTGCCCGACCTCTACGCGGCGCTGCCGACGCTGGTGCAGGGCGCGCTGCCCGCCCAGCTCAGCTTCACCCCGGTCTATCCGCACGCCCAGAACGTCGCCCGGATTCCGGCCTACCTGAGGCACGTGATCTCCGTGGACGAACACCGGGAGCCGCATGCCTCGGTGATCCCCCTGGACGACCTTGCGGTGATGTCCACCGGCACCACCCTGCTCCTGGTCAGCCTCTCCCGGCGGCAGATCGTGGAACCGGTCGTCCTGCACTCGCTGGCCCTGGAGAAGCAGGCGCCGCCGCTCGCCCGGTTCCTCGCTCGCGTCGCCCGGGCCCCGGCGACGACGTGGACCCAATTCGACTGGGGGCCGGTGGCCGCCAACCTGCCCTGCCTGCCGCGCGTCCGCTACCGCAGGGCGATCCTCTCCCCCGCCCGGTGGCGGCTGCCGGCCTCCGCCCTGCCCGCCGGGCGCTTCACCCACGACTGGGCGCAGGCCCTGGGCGCGTGGGCGAAGACCTGGTCGTGCCCCCCGGTGGTGCACCTGCGCCAGGACGACCGCACTCTCCGTCTGGACCTGGGCACCCCCCTGCACCAGCGGCTCCTCCATACCCACCTGCTGCGCCACGAGAGCGTCGATCTAACCGAAGACCTTGAGTCGGAACTCGGCGGCTCCGGATGGATCGGCCACGCACACGAGATCGTCATGCCGCTCTCCTCGACCCGCCCCCCGCTGCCGCACCCCGACCTCACACACGCCCCGGTCGTCACAAACCGGGACCTGCCCGTACCCGGCGAACCCGCCCAGCCCTGGGTGCAGGCGCAGCTCACCACGCACCCCACGGTCATGAACCAGATCCTCACCGCGCGGCTTCCGCTCCTGTTGGCCGAACTCGGCGATCCGGCGTGGTGGTTCGTCCGCTACCGCTCCTCCGCCCAGGACGAGCACCACCTGCGGCTCCGCATCGCCGCCCCCGGGCCGGACGGCAAGCCGGTCCTGGCCGCCCTGTCCGCGTGGGCGAAGGGCCTGCAAGGCGACAAGCTCGCCGCTGGACTGCTGTTCAACGCCTACCGCCCCGAGCAGGGCCGCTACGGCACCGGGAAGGCGATGGCCGCCGCCGAGGCCGTGTTCACGGCCGACAGCCACGCGGTGCGGCTGGCCCTGACGCATCTGCCGGACAGCTCCCGCCGGGTGCTGTGCGCGCTCGGCATGCTCGATCTCGCGCACGGGCTGCTGGGCTCCGACGAGGGCACCCGGTGGATGGCCGCCACCCCCGCCCCGCTTCCCGGGGTCCCGCTGGTCACCCGGGAAGCGGTGAAGCACGCCCGCACCCGGGCCCGCGAACTCCTCACCAGCAGCGGCCCGCTCGCCGAGGCCATCGAAGCCCGCCGGACCGCGCTTCTCGCCTACCGGACCCACCTGCGCGAGGGGCACGTCCCGCGGGTCCTGGAATCACTCCTGCACATGCACCACAACCGCCTCATCGGCCTCGACCGGGACAGCGAAGCCGCATGCCGCTACGCCGCCCGCCAGACCGCCCGCACCCTCCAACACCAGACGGACACCCCATGA